In Methanothermococcus thermolithotrophicus DSM 2095, one DNA window encodes the following:
- a CDS encoding 2-oxoacid:ferredoxin oxidoreductase subunit beta, with the protein MHPAIKYMREDRLPHIFCAGCGNGIVLNCFVNAIEKLDIKPEDYIALSGIGCSSRVPGYLYCDSIHTTHGRPIAFATGIKVSRPDKKVVVFTGDGDLAAIGGNHFIHGCRRNIDITVICINNNIYGMTGGQCSPTTPHDEKATTAPYGNPENNMDLCKLAEAAGATYVARWTTAHPIQLVNAIKKGMEKKGFSFIEVVSQCPTYYGRFNVSRKPADMIKFLKENSVNIKKAETLSNEELNGKVVVGEFLNIEKPEYIEQLKELLH; encoded by the coding sequence ATGCATCCAGCAATAAAATATATGAGAGAGGATAGACTCCCACACATATTCTGTGCAGGTTGTGGAAACGGTATTGTTTTAAACTGTTTTGTAAATGCAATTGAAAAATTAGACATAAAGCCTGAAGATTATATTGCATTATCCGGAATTGGCTGTTCTTCAAGAGTTCCTGGGTACTTGTACTGTGATTCAATCCACACCACACATGGAAGACCAATAGCCTTTGCAACAGGCATTAAGGTATCAAGACCTGACAAAAAAGTTGTAGTATTTACTGGAGACGGTGATTTAGCAGCCATTGGTGGAAACCATTTCATACACGGATGTAGAAGAAACATAGATATTACTGTCATCTGTATAAACAACAACATATATGGAATGACCGGAGGTCAGTGCTCCCCAACAACACCACATGATGAAAAAGCCACAACTGCACCGTATGGAAACCCTGAAAATAATATGGATTTATGTAAACTTGCAGAAGCTGCAGGAGCTACCTATGTTGCAAGATGGACAACTGCCCATCCGATCCAACTTGTAAATGCAATAAAAAAAGGTATGGAAAAGAAAGGATTCTCATTTATTGAAGTAGTATCTCAATGTCCAACATACTATGGGAGATTTAATGTTTCAAGAAAACCTGCCGACATGATTAAATTCTTAAAGGAAAACTCAGTTAACATTAAAAAGGCCGAAACATTATCCAATGAAGAATTAAATGGTAAAGTAGTAGTTGGCGAGTTTTTAAACATTGAAAAACCAGAGTACATTGAACAGTTGAAAGAATTATTACATTAA
- a CDS encoding 2-oxoacid:ferredoxin oxidoreductase subunit gamma has product MRKEVRFSGFGGQGIILSGVILGRAASLYDKKESVQTQSYGPEARGGASKSEVVISDEEIDFPKVIVPDVLVCMSQPAFDKYGMDIKEGGCVLVDKDLVTIPENYDNGSFKVYQVPFTEIANKEVGLGIVANIVMLGALTKITKLVSKESMEKAILDSVPKGTEEKNIKAFEKGYDYF; this is encoded by the coding sequence ATGAGAAAAGAAGTGAGATTTTCCGGTTTCGGTGGCCAGGGAATTATACTTTCAGGAGTTATCCTTGGTAGGGCAGCTTCCCTTTACGATAAAAAAGAATCCGTTCAAACACAATCTTACGGTCCTGAAGCAAGAGGGGGAGCAAGTAAATCTGAAGTGGTAATTTCAGACGAGGAAATAGACTTCCCTAAAGTTATAGTACCAGATGTTTTAGTATGTATGTCACAACCAGCATTTGATAAATACGGTATGGATATTAAAGAAGGAGGATGTGTTTTAGTCGATAAAGACCTTGTAACCATTCCTGAAAACTACGACAACGGAAGCTTCAAAGTTTATCAAGTCCCATTTACAGAAATTGCAAACAAAGAAGTAGGATTAGGGATAGTTGCAAATATTGTTATGCTCGGAGCATTAACAAAAATAACCAAACTTGTTTCAAAAGAATCCATGGAAAAAGCCATACTTGATAGCGTACCTAAAGGAACCGAAGAAAAGAACATCAAAGCGTTTGAAAAAGGATACGATTATTTCTAG